A section of the Streptomyces sp. NBC_01591 genome encodes:
- a CDS encoding carbohydrate ABC transporter permease — translation MSLAPPERAPDTATGAAAPAGRGPVKHTGRTRPDRRRLLTRDSVPYLLIMPAVLGFAVFKAYPIVASLWISLTTGNGDDRHFTGLDNYQRLLNDPLFWTALKNTALILVVQVPLMLGLALLLALGLNSTKVWLRPLWRLGVFVPSLTGLVAAGVMFSVILNRDAGLLNWVLSLFGIDRVNWLGSPFWARVGVVLVITWHYTGYNAVMYLAGLQGIPNELYEAAMVDGAGPIRRFVSITLPQLRPILLLTVVLSTIGTLQLFDEPYVLTGGGPDNATLTVTMYLYNNGFKYFDFGYASALAYALALIVSVLGIVQVRLMGERR, via the coding sequence ATGTCCCTCGCCCCGCCCGAACGCGCTCCCGACACCGCCACCGGCGCCGCCGCCCCGGCCGGCCGCGGCCCCGTCAAGCACACCGGCCGCACCCGCCCGGACCGACGCCGGCTGCTGACCCGCGACTCCGTCCCGTACCTGCTGATCATGCCCGCCGTCCTGGGCTTCGCGGTCTTCAAGGCCTACCCCATCGTCGCCTCGCTCTGGATCAGCCTCACCACCGGCAACGGCGACGACCGGCACTTCACCGGACTCGACAACTACCAGCGCCTGCTGAACGACCCGCTGTTCTGGACCGCGCTGAAGAACACCGCGCTGATCCTGGTCGTCCAGGTGCCGCTGATGCTCGGCCTCGCCCTGCTCCTCGCCCTCGGCCTCAACTCCACCAAGGTCTGGCTACGCCCGCTCTGGCGACTCGGCGTCTTCGTCCCCTCGCTGACCGGCCTGGTCGCCGCGGGCGTGATGTTCTCCGTGATCCTCAACCGCGACGCCGGACTGCTGAACTGGGTCCTCTCCCTGTTCGGCATCGACCGGGTGAACTGGCTCGGCAGCCCCTTCTGGGCCCGCGTGGGCGTCGTCCTCGTCATCACCTGGCACTACACCGGCTACAACGCGGTGATGTACCTCGCCGGCCTGCAGGGCATTCCCAACGAGTTGTACGAGGCCGCGATGGTCGACGGCGCGGGACCGATCCGCCGCTTCGTCTCCATCACCCTTCCCCAACTGCGGCCGATCCTGCTCCTCACCGTGGTGCTCTCCACCATCGGCACCCTGCAGCTCTTCGACGAGCCGTACGTCCTCACCGGCGGCGGCCCCGACAACGCCACCTTGACGGTCACCATGTACCTCTACAACAACGGCTTCAAGTATTTCGACTTCGGCTACGCATCGGCCCTCGCCTACGCGCTCGCACTGATCGTCTCCGTGCTCGGCATCGTGCAGGTCCGCCTGATGGGAGAGCGCCGGTGA
- a CDS encoding ABC transporter substrate-binding protein, which yields MSHQLSRRRLLQLATASAAGLGLAACGDNGSGGAAAGGDGDSGKITVWSWTTAAEGLRSVVPSFERDNPGIKVDVQDVGEPAIWDKITVGLASGGKGLADVLHIGVDYLPGYLDKFPDGIADLSKLGADKYKDAFAKGLWPTVIGKDKAAHALPWEVNPLGLFYRKDYFEKADVDPASISNWDDMIAAGRKIRAANDVQLLGLDKTGATQDMDFFQNLMQLQGAFYFDHEGRITLASPAAVKALTVIKRLNDADLLADTAGQGTGKRLLSQGKLATVADAVWAAEYLALKFPDQKGKWRVMQPPAAVPGGKRNVIVNSTYLTVSASSKRRKAAWRFIEYALTKPAEINRIFTSGGVFPALTAAYSDPKFSAPHPFYGGQKVLKPFVESLDSPSEATNFTSDYARALKFASDAQSRVLLKGADPADSLKDAAEQLAQQTGRQQAA from the coding sequence ATGTCCCACCAGCTGAGCCGCCGCCGCCTGCTCCAGCTCGCCACCGCCTCCGCCGCGGGCCTCGGCCTTGCCGCCTGCGGCGACAACGGATCGGGCGGCGCCGCCGCCGGAGGCGACGGTGACAGCGGCAAGATCACGGTCTGGAGCTGGACCACCGCGGCCGAGGGCCTGCGCAGCGTCGTCCCCTCCTTCGAGCGGGACAACCCCGGCATCAAGGTCGACGTCCAGGACGTCGGCGAACCAGCTATTTGGGACAAAATAACCGTCGGCCTCGCCTCGGGCGGCAAGGGTCTCGCCGATGTCCTGCACATCGGCGTCGACTACCTGCCCGGCTACCTGGACAAGTTCCCCGACGGCATCGCCGACCTGTCCAAGCTCGGCGCCGACAAGTACAAGGACGCCTTCGCCAAGGGCCTGTGGCCGACCGTCATAGGCAAGGACAAGGCCGCCCACGCCCTCCCGTGGGAGGTCAACCCGCTCGGTCTCTTCTACCGGAAGGACTACTTCGAGAAGGCCGATGTCGATCCCGCAAGCATCAGCAACTGGGACGACATGATCGCCGCCGGGCGGAAGATCCGCGCTGCCAACGACGTCCAACTGCTCGGGCTCGACAAGACCGGCGCCACCCAGGACATGGACTTCTTCCAGAACCTGATGCAGCTCCAGGGCGCCTTCTACTTCGACCACGAGGGCAGGATCACGCTCGCCTCCCCGGCCGCCGTCAAGGCCCTCACCGTCATCAAGCGGCTCAACGACGCCGATCTGCTCGCCGACACCGCGGGCCAGGGCACCGGGAAGCGCCTGCTCAGCCAGGGGAAGCTCGCCACCGTCGCGGACGCCGTCTGGGCCGCGGAATATCTGGCCCTCAAGTTCCCCGACCAGAAGGGAAAGTGGCGCGTCATGCAGCCGCCCGCCGCCGTTCCCGGGGGCAAGCGCAACGTCATCGTCAACTCCACCTACCTGACCGTCTCCGCCTCCAGCAAGCGCCGCAAGGCCGCCTGGCGGTTCATCGAGTACGCGCTCACCAAGCCCGCCGAGATCAACCGGATCTTCACCTCCGGGGGCGTCTTCCCCGCCCTCACCGCGGCGTACAGCGACCCGAAGTTCAGCGCGCCCCACCCCTTCTACGGCGGCCAGAAGGTGCTGAAGCCCTTCGTCGAATCGCTCGACTCCCCGTCCGAGGCCACCAACTTCACCAGCGACTACGCCCGCGCCCTCAAGTTCGCCAGCGACGCCCAGAGCCGGGTGCTGCTCAAGGGCGCCGACCCGGCCGACTCCCTCAAGGACGCCGCCGAGCAGCTCGCCCAGCAGACCGGCCGGCAGCAGGCGGCCTGA
- a CDS encoding aminotransferase class V-fold PLP-dependent enzyme produces MNDQIRRAPDAAAAAAGPAPVHGPMVGYLDYARVGPLSRPAAAALAATTALATRVDPADLDRLFALSDAAQISAARLLDARRHEIALAPSTSNGLFTVAAALHGPGTVLVPRDEFPANLYPWLRFAARGGPAVRLVDPAGQRHITPDLLRRHLTPDVTALTVSAVDSLTGHLAPLAALKEVLGPGRLLIVDAIQGLGSVPLEADAADILVSGGQKWLRAGWGAALLLIRDRCAERLAPGLGGWAGVAEPFAPRHPAPPLPGAAAHLATNPDFPAAAAIGAAIDDLFDQGGPAAVGARIRATLADLLDRARRAGADVLLDGLGPHERAGIGTFRLPGHDPATVHRTLEAAGLITTRRDEWIRLSPHTSTPGAAADLLAEALHTLTHRTTHYPQEPTCPTS; encoded by the coding sequence TTGAACGATCAAATTCGCCGAGCGCCCGACGCCGCCGCTGCGGCCGCCGGTCCGGCCCCCGTCCACGGTCCGATGGTGGGTTACCTCGACTACGCCAGGGTCGGCCCGCTCTCCCGCCCAGCCGCCGCTGCGCTCGCCGCCACGACCGCGCTCGCCACCCGCGTCGACCCCGCCGACCTCGACCGGCTGTTCGCCCTCAGCGACGCCGCCCAGATCTCGGCGGCCCGGCTGCTCGACGCCCGTCGGCACGAGATCGCCCTGGCCCCGTCCACCAGCAACGGCCTGTTCACCGTGGCCGCCGCACTCCATGGCCCCGGTACTGTCCTGGTGCCCCGCGACGAGTTCCCCGCCAACCTCTACCCCTGGCTCCGCTTCGCCGCCCGCGGCGGCCCCGCAGTCCGCCTCGTCGACCCGGCCGGGCAGCGGCACATCACCCCCGACCTTCTGCGCCGCCACCTCACTCCCGACGTCACCGCCCTCACCGTCAGCGCCGTCGACTCGCTCACCGGCCACCTGGCACCGCTCGCCGCCCTCAAGGAGGTCCTCGGCCCCGGCCGGCTGCTGATCGTCGACGCCATCCAGGGCCTGGGTTCCGTCCCCCTGGAAGCGGACGCCGCAGACATCCTCGTCAGCGGCGGCCAGAAGTGGCTACGGGCCGGCTGGGGAGCCGCGCTGCTACTGATCCGCGACCGGTGCGCCGAGCGCCTGGCTCCCGGGCTCGGCGGTTGGGCCGGCGTCGCGGAGCCCTTCGCGCCTCGGCATCCGGCGCCACCGCTGCCCGGGGCTGCCGCCCACCTCGCCACCAACCCGGACTTCCCGGCCGCCGCGGCCATCGGCGCAGCCATCGACGACCTGTTCGACCAGGGTGGCCCGGCCGCCGTCGGCGCCCGTATTCGCGCCACCCTTGCCGACCTGCTCGACCGCGCACGGCGGGCCGGCGCCGATGTCCTGCTGGACGGACTCGGCCCCCACGAGCGCGCCGGCATCGGCACCTTCCGCCTGCCCGGCCACGACCCCGCCACCGTCCACCGCACCCTCGAAGCGGCCGGCCTGATCACCACCCGCCGCGACGAGTGGATCCGACTGTCTCCCCACACCTCCACCCCGGGCGCCGCGGCCGACCTGCTTGCCGAGGCGCTGCACACCCTCACTCACCGCACAACCCACTATCCCCAGGAGCCGACATGTCCCACCAGCTGA
- the hemB gene encoding porphobilinogen synthase translates to MTVYGNFPGSRPRRLRTTPAMRRMVAETRLDPANLILPAFVREGIDAPVAISAMPGVQQHTLDTLRKAAVEAVSAGVSGIMLFGVPADEKKDARGTAGTDPEGILQVGLRAVREEVGDDLVVMSDLCLDEYTDHGHCGVLTEDGRVDNDATLERYAEMAQVQADAGAHVVGPSGMMDGQVGVIRDALDQTGHEDVSILAYTAKYSSAFYGPFREAVGSSLKGDRKTYQQDPANARESLRELALDLEEGADMVMVKPAGPYLDILAKVADSVDVPVAAYQISGEYAMIEAAAEKGWIDRDAAILESLTGIRRAGAQMILTYWATEVAQRLRR, encoded by the coding sequence ATGACTGTGTACGGAAACTTCCCCGGCTCCCGCCCCCGGCGGCTGCGGACGACCCCGGCGATGCGGCGGATGGTCGCCGAGACACGGCTCGACCCGGCGAATCTGATCCTGCCCGCGTTCGTGCGCGAGGGCATCGACGCCCCGGTCGCCATCTCGGCCATGCCCGGCGTGCAGCAGCACACCCTGGACACCCTGCGGAAGGCCGCCGTCGAGGCGGTGTCGGCCGGGGTCTCCGGAATCATGCTCTTCGGCGTTCCCGCGGACGAGAAGAAGGACGCCCGGGGCACGGCGGGCACCGACCCGGAGGGCATCCTCCAGGTCGGGCTGCGTGCGGTGCGCGAGGAGGTCGGTGACGACCTCGTCGTCATGTCCGACCTGTGCCTGGACGAGTACACCGACCACGGCCACTGCGGTGTGCTGACCGAGGACGGCCGCGTCGACAACGACGCGACGCTGGAGCGGTACGCCGAGATGGCCCAGGTCCAGGCCGACGCGGGCGCCCATGTGGTGGGCCCCAGCGGCATGATGGACGGCCAGGTCGGTGTCATCCGCGACGCGCTCGACCAGACGGGCCACGAGGACGTCTCGATCCTCGCGTACACCGCGAAGTACTCCTCGGCGTTCTACGGGCCGTTCCGCGAGGCCGTCGGCTCCTCGCTCAAGGGCGACCGCAAGACGTACCAGCAGGACCCGGCGAACGCCCGTGAGTCGCTGCGCGAGCTGGCGCTCGACCTGGAGGAGGGCGCCGACATGGTCATGGTCAAGCCGGCCGGGCCGTACCTCGACATCCTCGCGAAGGTCGCCGACTCGGTGGACGTGCCGGTCGCGGCGTATCAGATCAGCGGTGAGTACGCGATGATCGAGGCCGCCGCGGAGAAGGGCTGGATCGACCGGGACGCGGCCATTCTGGAGAGCCTGACCGGGATCCGGCGCGCGGGTGCGCAGATGATCCTCACGTACTGGGCGACGGAGGTCGCGCAGCGGCTGCGGCGCTGA
- a CDS encoding bifunctional uroporphyrinogen-III C-methyltransferase/uroporphyrinogen-III synthase has translation MSPTGHAATDFPTLSAQGHVTFLGAGPGDPGLLTLRAVEALASADVLVAEPDVLGVVRCHARASVSTPELTVVDAQSAAAGVPVLRDAANLVMEAVRGGRRVVRAVSGDPGLDGNAGAEMLACAAAGIPFEVVPGVANVVGVPAYAGVPLRDAQGADVRFVDARTASDRCWTEVGASDATAVISTTLDSVAAAAGELVSAGRKPDTPLTVTVAGTTTRQRTWTATLGTIAQVLKQAKVLPSPEGHRPVIAVVGERSSAAQRDQLAWFESKPLFGWKVLVPRTKEQAASLSDQLRSYGAVPHEVPTIAVEPPRTPQQMERAVKGLVTGRYEWIAFTSVNAVKAVREKFEEYGLDARAFAGIKVAAVGEQTAAALVDFGVKPDLVPSGEQSAAGLLEDWPPYDPVFDPIDRVFLPRADIATETLVAGLIELGWEVDDVTAYRTVRASPPPADTREAIKGGGFDAVLFTSSSTVRNLVGIAGKPHNVTVIACIGPATAKTAEEHGLRVDVLSPEPSVHKLAEALAEFGARRRDAAKEAGDPVTRPSERRPGARRRRTTT, from the coding sequence TTGAGCCCCACCGGCCACGCCGCAACCGACTTTCCGACCCTGTCCGCACAAGGGCACGTCACCTTCCTCGGCGCCGGTCCCGGTGACCCGGGACTGCTGACTCTGCGCGCCGTCGAGGCGCTTGCGAGCGCGGACGTCCTTGTCGCCGAGCCGGACGTCCTCGGCGTCGTTCGCTGCCATGCGCGGGCAAGCGTAAGCACCCCTGAGCTGACGGTTGTTGACGCGCAGTCAGCAGCCGCCGGTGTTCCCGTTCTCAGGGATGCGGCCAATCTTGTCATGGAGGCAGTGAGGGGTGGCAGGCGGGTCGTCCGTGCGGTCTCCGGCGACCCGGGACTGGACGGGAACGCCGGTGCCGAGATGCTCGCCTGCGCCGCCGCCGGTATCCCCTTCGAGGTCGTGCCGGGTGTCGCCAACGTCGTGGGCGTGCCCGCGTACGCCGGTGTGCCGCTGCGTGACGCGCAGGGCGCGGACGTCAGGTTCGTCGACGCCCGTACGGCGTCCGACCGCTGCTGGACCGAGGTCGGCGCGAGCGATGCCACGGCCGTCATCTCGACGACGCTCGACTCGGTGGCCGCGGCCGCCGGCGAGCTGGTCTCGGCGGGCCGTAAGCCCGACACCCCGCTGACCGTGACGGTCGCCGGTACGACGACCCGCCAGCGCACCTGGACGGCGACCCTCGGGACGATCGCCCAGGTCCTGAAGCAGGCGAAGGTCCTGCCGTCGCCCGAGGGCCACCGGCCCGTCATAGCCGTGGTCGGTGAGCGCAGCTCCGCAGCTCAGCGCGACCAGCTCGCGTGGTTCGAGTCCAAGCCGCTGTTCGGCTGGAAGGTACTCGTTCCGCGTACGAAGGAGCAGGCCGCGTCGCTCTCCGACCAGCTTCGTTCCTACGGTGCCGTGCCGCACGAGGTTCCGACGATCGCCGTCGAGCCGCCCCGTACGCCCCAGCAGATGGAGCGTGCGGTCAAGGGCCTGGTCACGGGCCGCTACGAGTGGATCGCCTTCACCAGCGTCAACGCCGTGAAGGCCGTCCGGGAGAAGTTCGAGGAGTACGGGCTCGACGCCCGTGCCTTCGCCGGGATCAAGGTCGCGGCCGTCGGCGAGCAGACCGCCGCCGCGCTGGTCGACTTCGGTGTGAAGCCGGACCTGGTGCCGTCCGGTGAGCAGTCCGCCGCCGGTCTGCTGGAGGACTGGCCGCCGTACGACCCGGTCTTCGACCCGATCGACCGGGTCTTCCTGCCGCGTGCCGACATCGCCACCGAGACGCTGGTGGCCGGGCTCATCGAGCTGGGCTGGGAGGTCGACGACGTCACCGCGTACCGCACGGTCCGCGCCTCGCCGCCGCCCGCCGACACGCGTGAGGCCATCAAGGGCGGCGGCTTCGACGCGGTGCTCTTCACCTCGTCGTCGACCGTGCGGAACCTGGTCGGCATCGCCGGCAAGCCGCACAACGTGACCGTCATCGCGTGTATCGGCCCGGCGACGGCGAAGACCGCCGAGGAGCACGGTCTGCGGGTCGACGTCCTCTCCCCGGAGCCGTCGGTGCACAAGCTGGCCGAGGCACTGGCCGAGTTCGGTGCGCGGCGCCGGGACGCGGCGAAGGAGGCCGGTGATCCGGTGACGCGGCCGAGCGAGCGGCGTCCCGGCGCGCGGCGTCGTCGTACGACGACCTGA
- the hemC gene encoding hydroxymethylbilane synthase, producing the protein MTDNSTPVAGADKPLRLGTRRSKLAMAQSGLVADAVSEVTGRAVELVEITTYGDTSREHLAQIGGTGVFVAALRDALLRGEVDFAVHSLKDLPTAQPEGLVLAAVPVREDPRDVLVARDGLTFEQLPSGARIGTGSPRRMAQLNAYARNHGLDIETVPIRGNVDTRIGFVRSGELDAVVLAAAGLSRLGRTGEVTDFLSVDTVLPAPGQGALAIECAASSADLAAALAELDDPYTRAAVTAERALLAALEAGCSAPVGALADLLVDGQAVNELRLRGVVGSTDGSSLVQLSTTGPVPTSQDDAAALGRELAAEMLAKGAAGLMGERAL; encoded by the coding sequence ATGACCGACAACTCAACCCCGGTCGCGGGGGCCGACAAGCCGCTGAGGCTGGGCACCCGGCGCAGCAAGCTCGCCATGGCGCAGTCCGGCCTCGTCGCCGACGCGGTCAGCGAGGTGACCGGGCGCGCCGTCGAGCTCGTCGAGATCACCACGTACGGCGACACCTCGCGGGAGCATCTCGCGCAGATCGGCGGCACCGGTGTGTTCGTCGCGGCGCTGCGCGACGCGCTGCTGCGCGGTGAGGTGGACTTCGCCGTCCACTCGCTCAAGGACCTGCCGACCGCGCAGCCCGAGGGCCTCGTGCTGGCCGCGGTGCCGGTGCGCGAGGACCCGCGCGACGTACTGGTGGCGCGGGACGGGCTGACCTTCGAGCAGCTGCCGTCCGGCGCCCGCATCGGTACCGGCTCGCCGCGCCGCATGGCGCAGCTCAACGCGTACGCCCGAAACCACGGCCTCGACATCGAGACCGTGCCGATCCGGGGGAACGTCGATACGCGTATCGGATTTGTCCGAAGCGGTGAGCTGGACGCGGTGGTACTCGCCGCGGCCGGGCTCAGCCGTCTCGGCCGGACCGGTGAGGTGACCGACTTCCTGTCGGTCGACACCGTCCTGCCCGCTCCCGGCCAGGGAGCACTGGCGATCGAGTGCGCTGCGAGCAGCGCCGACCTCGCCGCCGCGCTCGCCGAGCTCGACGACCCGTACACCCGGGCCGCCGTGACCGCCGAGCGTGCCCTGCTCGCCGCCCTGGAGGCCGGTTGCTCCGCACCTGTGGGTGCGCTGGCCGACCTCCTGGTCGACGGACAGGCTGTCAACGAACTGCGCCTGCGCGGTGTCGTCGGTTCCACCGACGGTTCCTCGCTGGTGCAGCTGTCCACCACCGGTCCCGTTCCCACGTCGCAGGACGACGCGGCGGCCCTCGGTCGCGAGCTCGCGGCCGAGATGCTTGCCAAGGGTGCGGCCGGTCTTATGGGGGAGCGAGCACTTTGA
- a CDS encoding glutamyl-tRNA reductase produces MSLLVVGLSHRSAPVSVLERASLAAETQAKLLQDTLAAEPAVEAAVLATCNRIELYADVDKFHAGVAELSTLLAQHSGVGLDELTPYLYVHYEDRAVHHLFSVACGLDSMVVGEGQILGQIKDALALGQELHTAGRLLNDLFQQALRVGKRAHSETGIDRAGQSLVTFGLEQLAAGADVADWAGGKRALVIGAGSMSSLAAATLARTGVAEIVVANRTRARADRLVEILAQPGGTGVAARAVEMAAVRDELTRADVVVSCTGATGLVLTAGAVAEALGLDVDDAVETPAAAPAVPAPADVDRHAAWVENGSAGTVRQAVRRATVPAQGTGPVRLALLDLAMPRDIDGAAARLDGVRLVDIESLAEASADAPMAADVDQVRTIVADEVAAFGAAQRAAHITPTVVALRTMAAGVVAGEIARLDGRLPDLDEKQRAEISQTVRRVVDKLLHAPTVRVKQLASEPGGAGYADALRELFDLDPQTVAAVSRADLNDPNRGRS; encoded by the coding sequence ATGAGTCTTCTTGTCGTAGGGCTGAGCCACCGCAGCGCCCCGGTCTCCGTGCTGGAGCGGGCCTCGCTGGCTGCCGAGACGCAGGCCAAGCTGCTCCAGGACACCCTCGCCGCGGAGCCCGCGGTCGAGGCCGCCGTGCTGGCCACCTGCAACCGCATCGAGCTGTACGCCGACGTGGACAAGTTCCACGCGGGCGTCGCCGAGCTGTCCACGCTCCTCGCCCAGCACAGCGGCGTCGGTCTGGACGAGCTCACTCCGTATCTCTATGTGCACTACGAGGACCGGGCCGTCCACCACCTCTTCTCGGTGGCGTGCGGGCTGGACTCGATGGTCGTCGGCGAGGGCCAGATCCTCGGCCAGATCAAGGACGCGCTGGCGCTGGGGCAGGAGCTCCACACCGCGGGCCGGCTGCTGAACGACCTGTTCCAGCAGGCCCTGCGGGTCGGCAAGCGGGCCCACAGCGAGACCGGGATCGACCGGGCCGGGCAGTCGCTCGTCACCTTCGGCCTCGAACAGCTCGCGGCCGGCGCGGATGTCGCCGACTGGGCCGGGGGCAAGCGCGCCCTGGTGATCGGCGCGGGCTCGATGTCCTCGCTCGCCGCCGCCACCCTGGCCCGTACCGGTGTCGCCGAGATCGTCGTCGCCAACCGGACCCGGGCCCGTGCCGACCGGCTCGTCGAGATCCTGGCCCAGCCCGGGGGTACGGGCGTGGCCGCCCGCGCCGTGGAGATGGCCGCGGTCCGCGACGAACTGACACGTGCCGATGTCGTCGTCTCGTGCACCGGCGCGACCGGTCTCGTGCTGACCGCCGGGGCTGTCGCCGAGGCGCTCGGCCTGGACGTCGACGACGCCGTCGAGACGCCCGCCGCCGCGCCCGCGGTGCCCGCCCCCGCCGATGTCGACCGGCACGCCGCCTGGGTGGAGAACGGCAGCGCCGGTACGGTGCGCCAGGCCGTCCGCCGGGCCACGGTGCCCGCCCAGGGCACCGGCCCCGTGCGTCTGGCCCTGCTGGACCTCGCCATGCCGCGCGACATCGACGGCGCGGCGGCCCGGCTCGACGGGGTGCGCCTCGTCGACATCGAGTCGCTCGCCGAGGCGTCGGCGGACGCCCCGATGGCCGCCGATGTGGACCAGGTGCGCACCATCGTCGCCGACGAGGTCGCCGCCTTCGGCGCCGCCCAGCGCGCCGCCCACATCACCCCGACCGTCGTCGCCCTGCGCACGATGGCCGCAGGCGTGGTCGCGGGCGAGATCGCGCGGCTCGACGGACGCCTCCCCGACCTGGACGAGAAGCAGCGCGCGGAGATCTCGCAGACCGTGCGCCGCGTCGTCGACAAGCTCCTGCACGCGCCCACCGTGCGGGTCAAGCAGCTCGCCAGCGAGCCCGGCGGTGCCGGGTACGCCGATGCGCTGCGGGAACTCTTCGACCTCGACCCGCAGACGGTCGCCGCCGTCTCCCGGGCAGACCTGAACGACCCGAATCGAGGGCGGTCATGA
- a CDS encoding redox-sensing transcriptional repressor Rex, which produces MATGRTHRPATRSRGIPEATVARLPLYLRALTALSERSVPTVSSEELAAAAGVNSAKLRKDFSYLGSYGTRGVGYDVEYLVYQISRELGLTQDWPVVIVGIGNLGAALANYGGFASRGFRVAALIDADPAMAGTPVAGIPVQHADELERIVGDNGVSIGVISTPAGAAQQVCDRLVAAGVTSILNFAPTVLSVPDGVDVRKVDLSIELQILAFHEQRKAGEDTTESSPDPAAPPVRSVTGGRKGPDGDMPAVMPA; this is translated from the coding sequence GTGGCAACTGGCCGAACTCACCGACCGGCGACCCGTAGCCGAGGAATTCCCGAGGCCACCGTCGCCCGACTTCCGCTGTACTTGCGCGCACTGACCGCGCTCTCCGAGCGCTCGGTACCCACGGTCTCGTCCGAGGAACTCGCCGCGGCGGCGGGGGTCAACTCTGCCAAGCTCCGCAAGGACTTCAGCTACCTCGGCTCGTACGGGACGCGCGGTGTCGGGTACGACGTCGAGTATCTCGTCTACCAGATCTCCCGCGAACTCGGGCTCACCCAGGACTGGCCGGTCGTGATCGTCGGTATCGGTAACCTCGGCGCCGCGCTCGCCAACTACGGCGGTTTCGCCTCCCGCGGTTTCCGGGTCGCCGCGCTGATCGACGCCGACCCCGCGATGGCCGGAACGCCGGTCGCCGGGATTCCCGTCCAGCACGCCGACGAACTGGAGCGGATCGTCGGCGACAACGGCGTGTCGATCGGTGTCATCTCGACCCCGGCCGGTGCCGCGCAGCAGGTCTGCGACCGGCTCGTCGCCGCGGGCGTCACCTCCATCCTGAACTTCGCACCGACCGTGCTGTCCGTGCCCGACGGCGTCGACGTCCGCAAGGTCGACCTCTCCATCGAGCTCCAGATCCTCGCCTTCCACGAGCAGCGCAAGGCCGGCGAGGACACCACCGAGAGCAGCCCGGACCCGGCCGCACCCCCTGTGCGCTCGGTCACCGGCGGCCGGAAGGGACCCGACGGGGACATGCCCGCCGTGATGCCGGCATGA
- a CDS encoding glutaredoxin family protein, with the protein MSALLRRTKKKPAERVVTLVGKPGCHLCDDARQVVREVCEETGASWEEKDITRDEELYREYWEQIPVVLIDDEQHTFWRVDPARLREALRS; encoded by the coding sequence ATGAGTGCCTTGTTGCGACGTACGAAGAAGAAGCCCGCGGAACGAGTGGTGACCCTGGTCGGGAAGCCCGGGTGTCACCTCTGTGACGACGCGAGGCAGGTGGTGCGGGAGGTGTGCGAGGAGACCGGCGCGTCCTGGGAGGAGAAGGACATCACCCGGGACGAGGAGCTGTACCGGGAGTACTGGGAGCAGATCCCGGTGGTGCTGATCGATGACGAACAGCACACGTTCTGGCGGGTGGACCCGGCGAGGCTGCGTGAGGCACTGCGTTCGTGA
- a CDS encoding HAD family hydrolase, translated as MAALGWLTPRRRPATARSVLAGEAAAEAARRSTLPADQPPGTEQDAATKAEAEEAPFPVVGDDRAAAFFDLDNTVMQGAAIFHFGRGLYKRKFFQRRELTRFAWQQAWFRLAGVEDPEHMQDARDSALSIVKGHRVSELMSIGEEIYDEYMADRIWPGTRALAQAHLDAGQRVWLVTAAPVETATIIARRLGLTGALGTVAESVGGVYTGRLVGEPLHGPAKAEAVRALAAAEGLDLDRCAAYSDSHNDIPMLSLVGHPYAINPDAKLRKHARARDWRLRDYRTGRKAAKVGIPAAAGVGAIAGGTAAAVALHRRRR; from the coding sequence ATGGCCGCTCTTGGATGGCTCACACCCCGTAGGCGCCCCGCGACAGCACGGAGCGTGCTGGCCGGCGAGGCAGCAGCTGAGGCAGCGCGGAGGTCCACCCTCCCCGCCGATCAGCCCCCCGGCACCGAGCAGGACGCCGCCACGAAGGCGGAGGCCGAGGAAGCACCCTTCCCCGTCGTCGGCGACGACCGGGCCGCCGCCTTCTTCGACCTGGACAACACCGTCATGCAGGGCGCGGCGATCTTCCACTTCGGCCGCGGCCTGTACAAGCGGAAGTTCTTCCAGCGCCGCGAGCTGACCCGGTTCGCCTGGCAGCAGGCCTGGTTCAGACTGGCGGGCGTCGAGGACCCGGAGCACATGCAGGACGCCCGCGACAGCGCCCTGTCCATCGTCAAGGGCCACCGCGTCTCGGAGCTGATGTCCATCGGCGAGGAGATCTACGACGAGTACATGGCCGACCGCATCTGGCCCGGCACCCGGGCCCTCGCCCAGGCCCACCTCGACGCCGGACAGCGCGTCTGGCTGGTCACCGCGGCCCCGGTGGAGACCGCCACGATCATCGCCCGCCGCCTCGGCCTGACCGGCGCGCTCGGCACGGTCGCCGAATCCGTCGGCGGCGTCTACACCGGCCGCCTGGTCGGCGAGCCGCTGCACGGCCCCGCGAAGGCCGAGGCGGTCCGCGCCCTGGCCGCCGCCGAGGGCCTGGACCTCGACCGCTGCGCGGCGTACAGCGATTCGCACAACGACATCCCGATGCTGTCCCTGGTCGGACACCCGTACGCGATCAACCCGGACGCCAAGCTCCGCAAGCACGCCCGCGCGCGCGACTGGCGGCTGCGGGACTACCGGACGGGCCGCAAGGCGGCCAAGGTCGGCATCCCGGCCGCGGCCGGCGTGGGCGCCATCGCGGGCGGCACCGCGGCCGCCGTCGCCCTGCACCGCCGCCGCCGCTGA